One genomic region from Skermania piniformis encodes:
- a CDS encoding Rv3654c family TadE-like protein yields MSGQPLRLRSDQGVATVIACVAIAVILIVTILVVQVGAGVALRHRAQSAADLGALAAAAALDQGDEAACAVATRLVDRVGVRVRRCSPQGWDIVLEVGIAAALGPFGRREVRAVARAGPVPE; encoded by the coding sequence GTGAGCGGGCAGCCGCTGCGCCTGCGGAGCGATCAGGGTGTCGCGACGGTGATCGCCTGCGTCGCGATCGCGGTGATCCTGATCGTGACGATTCTGGTGGTCCAGGTCGGTGCCGGCGTGGCGCTGCGGCATCGCGCACAGTCCGCTGCCGACCTCGGCGCGCTGGCCGCGGCGGCTGCGCTCGACCAGGGCGACGAAGCCGCATGTGCGGTCGCGACCCGGCTCGTCGACCGGGTGGGGGTGCGGGTGCGCCGGTGTAGCCCGCAGGGCTGGGACATCGTGCTCGAGGTGGGCATCGCGGCGGCTCTGGGACCGTTCGGCAGGCGGGAGGTTCGCGCGGTGGCCCGAGCCGGGCCGGTCCCGGAATGA
- a CDS encoding oxidoreductase: MTNVDPLGPLVAWPGVRAAADEARDALTQLHRHPANRRGWSTNAMAASVRAARSSAALDDGAIELPADGLIVDPVLAGALRVGQALTAESLAAMVGVWQRAPLQALAKLHLLAAADLAPADRLGRPGGYAGPRLDLLAQVVLGSSAPAPVLAAVVHGELLALRPFGSADGVVARAAARLVSVASGLDPHSLGVPEVSWLRRRPDYRAAADGFASGRPDAVAAWVIACCAAFAAGAREGASIADAAAK, translated from the coding sequence ATGACCAACGTTGATCCGCTGGGGCCGCTCGTCGCGTGGCCCGGTGTTCGTGCCGCAGCCGACGAGGCGCGCGACGCGCTGACCCAACTGCACCGACACCCGGCGAACCGGCGTGGTTGGTCGACGAATGCGATGGCGGCGTCGGTGCGTGCGGCCAGGTCGTCGGCGGCGTTGGACGACGGCGCCATCGAGCTGCCGGCAGACGGGCTGATCGTGGACCCGGTGCTGGCCGGCGCGCTCCGGGTCGGTCAGGCCTTGACCGCCGAATCGCTGGCCGCCATGGTGGGGGTGTGGCAGCGGGCGCCGCTGCAGGCGCTGGCCAAGCTGCACTTGTTGGCCGCGGCCGACCTCGCCCCGGCCGACCGCCTGGGGCGTCCGGGTGGTTATGCCGGTCCGCGGCTGGATCTGCTCGCCCAGGTTGTCCTCGGTTCGTCGGCACCCGCGCCGGTACTTGCTGCGGTCGTCCACGGCGAGTTGCTGGCGCTACGGCCGTTCGGTTCGGCGGACGGCGTCGTTGCTCGGGCGGCGGCGCGGTTGGTGTCGGTGGCCAGTGGTCTCGATCCGCACAGCCTCGGCGTCCCGGAGGTGAGCTGGTTGCGTCGGCGACCGGATTACCGCGCTGCCGCGGACGGGTTTGCCTCCGGGCGGCCGGACGCGGTCGCCGCGTGGGTGATCGCCTGCTGCGCTGCCTTCGCGGCCGGTGCGCGCGAGGGCGCGTCGATCGCCGACGCGGCGGCAAAATGA
- a CDS encoding TadA family conjugal transfer-associated ATPase: MTPVVTPDLLDRVRDRLARSSDLPTPARVAAAIRAESGTVLGDADLLDALRLLQTELTGTGPLEPLLADPQVADVLVTGPRAVWVDRGRGLERTPVGFPDEAAVRRLAQRLALAAGRRLDDAQPWVDGQLPGPGDSFAIRLHAVLAPIAHGGTCLSLRVLRPATHDLAALVRTGAIGAEAARLLDRIVAARLAFLVVGSTGAGKTTLLAGLLGRVDPAERIICVEDAAELAPQHPHVVRLIARPANVEGVGTVSVRDLVRQALRMRPDRIVIGEVRGPEVVDLLTALNTGHDGGAGTVHANSPHEVAARLEALAALGGMDRAALHSQLAAAVQVVLHVHRRPDGSRALREIGVLTRSGSGTVEIVPGWRADGGPVPAAGRLVELLARADR, encoded by the coding sequence ATGACTCCGGTGGTCACCCCCGACCTGCTCGACCGGGTCCGCGACCGGCTGGCCCGGTCGTCCGATCTGCCGACGCCCGCGCGGGTCGCGGCGGCCATCCGCGCGGAATCCGGGACCGTGCTCGGCGATGCCGACCTGCTCGACGCCCTTCGGCTGCTGCAAACCGAGCTGACCGGCACCGGGCCGTTGGAGCCGCTGCTGGCCGATCCGCAGGTGGCCGACGTTCTGGTCACCGGACCGCGTGCCGTCTGGGTGGACCGGGGTCGCGGTCTGGAGCGAACCCCGGTCGGCTTTCCGGACGAGGCCGCGGTGCGCCGGTTGGCCCAGCGGCTCGCGTTGGCTGCCGGACGGCGACTCGACGACGCTCAGCCGTGGGTGGATGGCCAGTTGCCCGGTCCCGGCGACTCGTTCGCGATCCGGCTGCACGCGGTGCTGGCGCCGATCGCGCACGGTGGTACCTGCCTGTCGTTGCGCGTGCTACGCCCGGCCACCCACGATCTCGCGGCGCTGGTGCGGACCGGTGCGATCGGTGCCGAGGCAGCCCGGTTGCTCGACCGAATCGTCGCGGCGCGATTGGCGTTCTTGGTGGTCGGCAGCACCGGCGCCGGCAAAACGACGCTGCTGGCGGGTTTGCTCGGCCGAGTCGATCCGGCAGAGCGAATCATCTGCGTCGAGGACGCTGCCGAACTCGCGCCGCAGCATCCGCATGTGGTCCGTCTGATCGCTCGGCCGGCCAACGTCGAGGGCGTCGGCACGGTGTCGGTGCGCGATCTGGTTCGGCAAGCGTTGCGCATGCGACCGGACCGGATCGTGATCGGGGAGGTGCGTGGCCCGGAGGTCGTGGATCTGCTCACCGCGCTGAACACCGGCCATGACGGGGGTGCGGGCACCGTGCATGCCAACTCGCCGCACGAGGTGGCCGCGCGGCTGGAAGCGCTTGCCGCCCTCGGCGGAATGGATCGCGCGGCGCTGCACAGCCAGCTGGCGGCGGCCGTGCAGGTGGTGCTGCACGTGCACCGGCGACCGGACGGATCCCGAGCGCTCCGCGAGATCGGTGTCCTGACCCGGTCCGGATCCGGCACGGTCGAGATCGTGCCGGGCTGGCGCGCCGACGGCGGGCCGGTGCCGGCGGCGGGCAGGTTGGTCGAGCTTCTCGCCCGGGCGGACCGATGA
- a CDS encoding type II secretion system F family protein, which produces MTVGGCWLLAAALLVLPLPRLLDRIQTAVGPPLLRPAARRPQPDPLAAAAVLDLLAACLRAGMPVAGAAAAVAPAAPQPLAESLRRAADLMTLGADAATAWHEAAADPATEAVARLARRSARSGVSLAGAIGELAEQQRAVAEDVAAARAERAGVLIGGPLGLCFLPAFVCSGIAPVVLGLARHVLGGGLL; this is translated from the coding sequence GTGACTGTGGGTGGGTGCTGGCTACTGGCCGCTGCGCTGCTCGTGCTGCCGCTCCCGCGGCTGCTGGATCGGATCCAGACCGCTGTCGGGCCGCCGCTCCTACGACCGGCCGCCCGACGTCCGCAGCCGGATCCGTTGGCGGCCGCCGCGGTCCTCGACCTGCTCGCCGCCTGCCTACGCGCGGGGATGCCGGTGGCCGGTGCCGCTGCGGCGGTCGCGCCGGCGGCACCGCAGCCGTTGGCGGAGTCGCTGCGCCGAGCCGCCGACCTGATGACGCTGGGCGCCGACGCGGCGACGGCGTGGCACGAGGCCGCCGCCGATCCGGCGACCGAGGCGGTGGCCCGGCTGGCCCGCCGCTCCGCCCGTTCCGGGGTGTCGCTGGCCGGAGCGATCGGCGAGCTGGCCGAGCAACAGCGTGCGGTCGCCGAGGACGTCGCAGCGGCCCGGGCAGAGCGGGCCGGGGTGCTGATCGGGGGGCCGCTCGGGTTGTGCTTCCTGCCGGCTTTCGTCTGCTCCGGGATCGCTCCGGTGGTGTTGGGATTGGCCCGACATGTGCTCGGCGGTGGCCTGCTGTGA
- a CDS encoding TadE family type IV pilus minor pilin, giving the protein MTAAGRVVDARGAVTVEAAIAIAALVVVVVVGLGAVLAASAQIRCVDAAREAARLAARGDESGAVRAAERVAPSGARVEVRAVDGDLIATVSVRLPVLLSIELAATAIAAAEPGAEP; this is encoded by the coding sequence ATGACTGCGGCGGGCCGTGTGGTCGACGCGCGCGGCGCGGTCACGGTCGAGGCTGCGATCGCGATCGCAGCGCTGGTCGTGGTCGTGGTGGTCGGCTTGGGTGCCGTTCTGGCTGCGTCGGCGCAGATCAGGTGCGTCGACGCGGCGCGTGAGGCCGCCCGGCTCGCGGCCCGCGGCGACGAGTCGGGAGCGGTGCGCGCCGCCGAGCGGGTTGCGCCGAGCGGGGCTCGGGTCGAGGTTCGTGCCGTCGACGGCGATCTGATCGCCACCGTGTCGGTGCGGTTACCGGTGCTGCTGTCGATCGAGCTGGCCGCCACCGCGATCGCAGCTGCCGAGCCGGGGGCAGAACCGTGA
- a CDS encoding SDR family NAD(P)-dependent oxidoreductase, producing MCLLTGAAGVLGSEFCRRYAGEYDIVAVCRTRAPVVPSQLETYVDPLDPADQEAASVYTVFADLREQAAVDRLVEVALARFGRVDLLVNAAAYTKPYSQTMVDGDAALINLDEHLRTNVVAPMRLATTLAHQFWMHRAADNLADNRNIVNISATAGSTVYPFQGQAGYAASKAALNALTGHMAAEFRSFGVRVNTVVPNAFPGAISTGRVTDAIIQFDRGKATGSAIVLDK from the coding sequence GTGTGCTTGCTGACCGGTGCTGCGGGTGTGCTCGGCAGCGAATTCTGTCGCCGGTACGCGGGCGAGTACGACATCGTTGCGGTGTGCCGCACCCGGGCGCCGGTCGTGCCGTCCCAGCTGGAAACCTACGTCGATCCGCTGGACCCGGCGGACCAGGAGGCTGCGTCGGTGTACACGGTGTTCGCCGATCTGCGTGAGCAGGCGGCCGTGGACCGGCTGGTCGAGGTCGCGTTGGCCCGGTTCGGCCGGGTAGACCTGCTGGTGAACGCTGCGGCCTATACCAAGCCGTACTCGCAGACCATGGTCGACGGCGACGCCGCCTTGATCAATCTCGACGAGCACCTACGGACCAACGTCGTGGCGCCGATGCGGCTTGCGACGACGCTCGCACACCAGTTCTGGATGCATCGGGCGGCGGACAACCTGGCCGACAACCGCAACATCGTCAATATCTCGGCCACGGCGGGTTCGACCGTGTATCCGTTCCAGGGGCAGGCCGGTTACGCGGCGTCCAAGGCGGCGCTGAATGCGCTCACCGGGCATATGGCGGCCGAGTTTCGCTCGTTCGGGGTACGGGTGAATACCGTTGTGCCGAATGCATTTCCCGGCGCGATAAGCACCGGTCGGGTTACCGATGCGATCATCCAGTTCGATCGGGGCAAGGCGACCGGGTCGGCGATCGTGCTGGACAAGTAG
- a CDS encoding DUF4244 domain-containing protein codes for MFVRVYQGMQVRLLRLAVDDTGMSTAEYAIGTIAAAAFGAVLYGVVTGGNIVDALTKIIDKALNTAV; via the coding sequence ATGTTCGTTCGCGTTTATCAGGGGATGCAAGTGCGGTTGCTGCGGCTGGCGGTCGACGACACCGGCATGTCCACGGCCGAGTATGCGATCGGCACGATCGCTGCGGCGGCGTTCGGCGCGGTGCTCTACGGCGTGGTCACCGGCGGCAATATCGTCGACGCCTTGACCAAGATCATCGACAAGGCGCTGAACACCGCGGTATGA
- the ssd gene encoding septum site-determining protein Ssd, translated as MKSTEEAGAGDRPTTTGRPESAALLLVRDAGLRDEVRRVAAAADCGLIEPAEPVGRQAWSATPLVVLDRAAALASVQAGLARRPGVLLVGPTAPVMADWQAATAVGAERVIGLPEGSAELVAVLGERPQSGGRDGAVVAVLGGCGGAGASVFAAALALTAQSTGFRPDVLLIDGDPRGGGLDLVLGIEDRPGLRWPGLVIEAGRVSAGALHDALPSAGAGLHVLSGERGSTAGGPPTAGVRAVLAAGRAAGDLVICDVGRAGGPADPLFLESADLVVLVVPAELRACAAAESMTATVAAHNPNQGLVVRGPAPGGLRDTDVARTLDLPLLASMRPQPRLAQGLERHGLRLRRRSPLRGAADAVLDVLAERPVARGRVA; from the coding sequence ATGAAATCCACCGAGGAAGCGGGCGCCGGCGACCGACCGACGACCACCGGCCGGCCGGAGTCGGCTGCGCTGCTCCTGGTCCGCGACGCCGGCCTGCGTGACGAAGTGCGTCGAGTGGCGGCTGCGGCCGATTGCGGGTTGATCGAGCCGGCCGAACCGGTCGGTCGGCAGGCTTGGTCGGCTACTCCGCTGGTGGTGTTGGACCGTGCAGCCGCATTGGCCAGTGTCCAAGCCGGATTGGCCCGCCGGCCGGGCGTGCTTCTGGTCGGTCCGACTGCGCCCGTCATGGCCGATTGGCAGGCGGCAACCGCGGTGGGCGCCGAGCGGGTGATCGGGTTGCCCGAGGGATCCGCCGAGCTGGTCGCGGTCCTCGGTGAGCGTCCGCAGTCGGGTGGCCGCGACGGCGCGGTGGTGGCGGTCCTCGGCGGCTGTGGCGGGGCGGGCGCGTCCGTGTTCGCCGCGGCGTTGGCCCTGACCGCACAGTCCACCGGGTTTCGGCCGGACGTGCTGCTGATCGACGGCGATCCGCGCGGTGGCGGACTCGATCTGGTGCTCGGCATCGAGGACCGGCCGGGCTTGCGTTGGCCCGGCTTGGTGATCGAGGCGGGCCGGGTGTCGGCGGGCGCGCTCCACGACGCGTTGCCGTCTGCTGGAGCCGGCCTGCATGTGTTGTCCGGCGAGCGCGGCAGCACGGCCGGCGGCCCGCCGACAGCCGGTGTCCGCGCGGTGTTGGCGGCCGGTCGTGCCGCCGGCGACCTGGTGATATGCGACGTCGGCCGGGCCGGCGGACCGGCAGATCCGCTTTTCCTCGAGTCGGCCGACCTGGTCGTCCTCGTCGTACCCGCGGAGCTGCGCGCCTGCGCCGCGGCCGAGTCGATGACAGCGACAGTGGCTGCGCACAATCCGAACCAGGGCCTGGTCGTACGTGGTCCGGCGCCCGGCGGGCTGCGCGATACCGATGTCGCGCGCACGCTGGATCTGCCGCTGCTGGCCAGTATGCGACCGCAGCCGCGGCTGGCGCAGGGGCTGGAACGCCATGGGCTCAGGTTGCGTCGGCGCAGCCCGCTCCGCGGTGCCGCCGATGCCGTGCTCGACGTACTCGCCGAGCGCCCGGTAGCCCGGGGGAGAGTGGCATGA
- a CDS encoding type II secretion system F family protein — MSPALAVMCLAAAVSVAPPARAQLRHAALHAGAGSRRPAADPQQRSRVWVVATLVPLTLAYLAGGLGALLAAVILGATLLRRARRAAVARCRAAQRQSLLDGLDVVIAELRIGAHPAAAAAAAATECAGDAARALAIGAARSRLGGSAADGLRDVESVVHADLARLAGAWRLAEQHGLALADLLAANRTDLVGRIRFGRRTEAVLAGARASGAVLAGLPVLGILLGEAMGAAPMRVLLGGGVGGVLLALGAGFVAVGLIWTDAITGRVIS; from the coding sequence ATGAGCCCGGCGCTCGCGGTCATGTGCTTGGCCGCCGCGGTATCGGTCGCGCCGCCCGCGCGGGCGCAACTCCGACATGCGGCGCTGCACGCAGGGGCGGGGAGCCGGCGGCCGGCAGCCGATCCGCAGCAGCGATCACGGGTCTGGGTGGTGGCGACGCTGGTGCCGCTGACGCTCGCCTACCTCGCCGGTGGCCTCGGCGCATTGCTGGCCGCCGTCATCCTGGGTGCCACGTTGTTGCGGCGGGCCCGCCGGGCCGCGGTCGCTCGGTGCCGGGCGGCGCAGCGACAGTCGCTGTTGGATGGTCTCGACGTGGTGATCGCCGAGCTCCGGATCGGCGCCCATCCAGCGGCTGCGGCGGCCGCCGCCGCGACGGAATGCGCCGGTGACGCGGCCCGGGCGCTGGCCATCGGCGCCGCGCGCAGTCGCCTGGGCGGGTCGGCGGCCGACGGGCTCCGCGACGTCGAGTCGGTGGTGCATGCCGATCTGGCCCGCTTGGCGGGCGCGTGGCGGCTCGCCGAGCAGCACGGGCTCGCGCTGGCGGATCTGCTCGCCGCGAATCGGACGGACCTGGTAGGCCGGATCCGTTTCGGTCGGCGGACCGAGGCGGTGTTGGCCGGGGCTCGGGCCAGCGGTGCGGTGTTGGCCGGCTTGCCCGTCCTGGGCATCCTGCTCGGCGAGGCGATGGGCGCGGCGCCGATGCGGGTCTTGCTCGGCGGTGGCGTAGGTGGGGTCCTGCTGGCACTCGGCGCCGGGTTCGTGGCTGTCGGACTGATCTGGACCGACGCGATCACCGGTCGGGTGATCTCGTGA